In the genome of Verrucomicrobium sp., one region contains:
- the lpdA gene encoding dihydrolipoyl dehydrogenase, which translates to MNYDLVVVGGGPAGYVGAIRAAQLGKKVACVETERAGGTCLNWGCIPTKALLKSAELFQQMKHAEAYGLKAGKVEADFAKIMQRSRGVSDQMAKGVEYLFRAKKVDYFVGKGQVSRDKKVTVTGADGKNQVLEAKNVLLCTGATAKVLPGLKPDGKKVLTSREALALTEQPKSIVILGAGAIGVEFAYFFNALGTQVTLVEMMPQILPVEDTEIATLVARTFAKEGITVLTDTKMEKTEVTPKGVKVTLGGAEPKTVEAEAILVAVGIQANTEGLLAPGLSLDLDRGFVKTDARYQTSAPGIYAAGDLIGPPWLAHVASHEAIEAVEGLFLPGKKPHKITVFPGCTYCQPQVASIGVTEKKAKEQNLKFKVAKFPYKASGKAVAAGEPEGFVKLVIGEPHGEILGAHIVGLDATELIAELGLAITLEATLDEIKATIHAHPTLSEMVGEAALAGLGHPIHI; encoded by the coding sequence ATGAATTACGATCTAGTGGTGGTGGGCGGCGGCCCCGCCGGTTACGTCGGCGCGATCCGCGCCGCCCAGCTTGGTAAAAAAGTCGCCTGCGTCGAAACGGAACGCGCCGGGGGAACCTGCCTGAACTGGGGCTGCATCCCGACCAAGGCCCTCCTCAAGAGCGCCGAGCTTTTCCAGCAGATGAAGCACGCCGAGGCCTACGGACTGAAGGCGGGCAAGGTGGAGGCCGACTTCGCCAAGATCATGCAGCGCAGCCGCGGCGTCTCCGACCAGATGGCCAAAGGCGTCGAATACCTTTTCCGCGCCAAGAAAGTCGACTACTTCGTCGGCAAGGGGCAGGTCTCCCGCGACAAGAAGGTGACCGTTACCGGCGCCGACGGGAAGAACCAGGTCCTGGAGGCCAAGAACGTCCTCCTCTGCACCGGCGCGACGGCCAAGGTCCTCCCCGGCCTGAAGCCGGACGGCAAGAAGGTCCTCACCAGCCGCGAGGCGCTGGCCCTGACCGAGCAGCCGAAGTCGATCGTCATCCTCGGCGCGGGCGCCATCGGCGTCGAATTCGCCTACTTCTTCAACGCCCTGGGCACCCAGGTGACCCTCGTCGAAATGATGCCGCAGATCCTCCCCGTGGAGGACACGGAGATCGCCACCCTCGTCGCCCGCACCTTTGCCAAGGAAGGGATCACCGTCCTGACCGACACGAAGATGGAGAAGACCGAGGTCACGCCGAAGGGCGTGAAGGTCACCCTGGGCGGCGCCGAGCCGAAGACCGTGGAGGCGGAGGCCATCCTCGTCGCCGTCGGTATCCAGGCGAACACGGAAGGCCTGCTGGCCCCCGGCCTTTCCCTGGACCTGGACCGCGGCTTCGTCAAGACCGACGCCCGTTACCAGACCTCCGCTCCCGGCATCTACGCCGCGGGCGACCTCATCGGGCCGCCGTGGCTGGCCCACGTCGCCTCCCACGAGGCGATCGAGGCCGTCGAGGGGCTCTTCCTCCCCGGCAAGAAGCCGCACAAGATCACCGTCTTCCCCGGCTGCACCTACTGCCAGCCGCAGGTCGCCAGCATCGGCGTCACGGAAAAGAAGGCGAAGGAGCAGAACCTCAAATTCAAGGTCGCCAAGTTCCCCTACAAGGCCAGCGGCAAGGCCGTGGCCGCGGGCGAGCCCGAAGGCTTCGTGAAACTCGTCATCGGCGAGCCCCACGGGGAGATCCTGGGCGCGCACATCGTGGGCCTGGACGCCACCGAGCTCATCGCCGAGCTGGGCCTGGCCATCACCCTGGAAGCGACCCTGGACGAGATCAAGGCCACCATCCACGCCCACCCCACCTTAAGCGAGATGGTCGGCGAGGCCGCCCTGGCCGGCCTGGGCCACCCCATCCACATCTAA